A window of the Arachis duranensis cultivar V14167 chromosome 5, aradu.V14167.gnm2.J7QH, whole genome shotgun sequence genome harbors these coding sequences:
- the LOC107488640 gene encoding pectinesterase/pectinesterase inhibitor-like, whose translation MATHQQQKPLLLHNHHQNKKSLLLIFDGVVASTVFIASYLIIRTTSFSSFSLSSSSSSPHHHDDLYQHAIHRATCLAHVSEIAQQDPILATTKGHNFNLLQSFLTKSNSGIQEAMDMASAIKIRFNGSPKEEAALQVCADLMDLSIGRVLQSVVALTKRNTTHSLQDAHTWQSSVLTNHATCLDGLEGFSARAIMEPQLRDLIFRSRTSLAVLAALLPPLDSENQQLLEEPQNGDIPTWVTRNDMRLLESVAADIKANVVVAKDGSGNKFKTMAEAVASAPDNSKTRYVIYVKKQGTYKENVEIGKKKKNVMLVGDSMDKTIITGSLNYVDGTPTFQTATIAAVGDGFIGQDIWFQNTAGPEKHQVVALRVGADTSVINRCCIDAYQDTLYVHSNR comes from the exons atggctACACATCAACAACAAAAACCTCTTCTTCTACATAACcatcatcaaaataaaaaatcactGTTGTTGATCTTTGATGGTGTTGTCGCCTCAACAGTTTTCATTGCTTCATATCTCATCATCAGAACcacctccttctcctccttcagCCTCTCCTCCTCATCGTCATCACCTCATCACCATGATGATCTCTATCAACATGCCATTCACAGAGCAACCTGCTTGGCCCATGTCTCAGAAATAGCACAACAAGACCCCATTTTGGCCACCACAAAAGGCCACAACTTCAATCTTCTCCAATCCTTCCTTACGAAGTCCAACTCAGGCATCCAAGAAGCCATGGACATGGCATCCGCCATCAAGATCCGCTTCAACGGTAGTCCAAAGGAGGAAGCAGCTTTACAAGTCTGTGCAGACCTCATGGACTTGTCCATTGGTAGAGTTCTTCAATCAGTGGTGGCTCTCACTAAAAGGAACACTACTCATTCTCTGCAAGATGCACACACATGGCAGAGCAGTGTTCTCACCAACCATGCCACTTGCTTGGATGGCTTAGAAGGCTTCTCTGCTCGTGCCATTATGGAGCCTCAACTCCGGGACTTAATATTTAGGTCGAGGACCTCTCTGGCCGTGCTTGCTGCACTTCTGCCACCGTTAGACAGCGAAAATCAACAACTCCTTGAGGAGCCACAGAACGGAGATATTCCGACATGGGTGACACGCAACGATATGAGGCTTTTGGAGTCTGTGGCTGCTGATATAAAGGCTAATGTTGTGGTGGCCAAGGATGGAAGCGGCAATAAGTTCAAGACGATGGCAGAGGCTGTGGCTTCTGCACCTGACAACAGTAAAACAAGGTACGTAATCTATGTGAAGAAGCAGGGAACGTACAAAGAGAATGTTGAGATCggtaaaaaaaagaagaacgtCATGCTTGTTGGTGACAGTATGGATAAAACAATAATCACAGGGAGCTTGAATTATGTGGATGGAACTCCCACCTTCCAAACTGCCACCATTG CGGCTGTTGGTGATGGATTTATAGGGCAGGACATTTGGTTCCAAAACACGGCAGGCCCAGAGAAGCACCAAGTCGTGGCACTCCGTGTGGGCGCTGACACCTCCGTGATTAACCGGTGCTGCATTGATGCGTACCAGGACACTCTCTACGTTCACAGCAACAGGTAG